Proteins found in one Scomber scombrus chromosome 15, fScoSco1.1, whole genome shotgun sequence genomic segment:
- the npy8ar gene encoding neuropeptide Y receptor Y8a — protein sequence MSSDGSLLSVWEASDWAETPQCPPSVGGATFLIVAYSAVIAIGLLGNAGLVFIIARQQELRNVTNILIANLSCSDILMCVVCLPVTVIYTLMDRWVLGEALCKVTPFVQCMSVTVSIFSLVLIALERHQLILHPTGWSPAAGHSYLAVGLTWLVACFISLPFLSFNILTNDPFQNISLPANPFRDHLICMELWPSDKHRLAYTTSLLLFQYCLPLLLVLLCYLRIFLRLRRRRDMLEGSRRTRGAQRINVMLLAIVIAFALCWLPLNVFNTLFDWHHQALPDCQHDAVFSACHLTAMASTCINPVVYGFLNSNFQRELKVTLQRCQCGGRAAESYESFPLSTVGSEGMTKATSLNRMGSVCSPSPRPEISSAIPAKTIPANT from the exons ATGTCCAGCGACGGCAGCCTCCTCAGCGTCTGGGAGGCCTCCGATTGGGCAGAGACCCCTCAGTGCCCTCCCTCGGTCGGCGGGGCGACTTTCTTGATCGTGGCGTACAGTGCTGTCATAGCCATCGGGTTGCTAGGGAACGCAGGCCTGGTGTTCATCATCGCCCGGCAACAGGAGTTGCGCAACGTCACCAACATCCTGATCGCCAACCTGTCGTGCTCTGACATCCTcatgtgtgtggtgtgtctgCCCGTCACCGTCATATACACACTGATGGACCGCTGGGTGCTGGGAGAGGCCTTGTGTAAG gtgaCTCCGTTCGTTCAGTGCATGTCAGTGACCGTGTCCATCTTCTCCCTGGTGCTGATCGCTCTGGAGCGTCACCAGCTGATCCTCCATCCGACCGGCTGGTCCCCCGCCGCCGGTCACTCCTACCTGGCCGTAGGGCTGACGTGGCTGGTCGCCTGCTTCATCTCTCTGCCTTTCCTCTCCTTCAACATCCTCACCAATGATCCCTTCCAGAACATCAGCCTGCCCGCCAACCCGTTCAG GGACCATTTGATCTGCATGGAGCTGTGGCCGTCAGATAAGCATCGTCTGGCCTACACCACCTCGCTGCTGCTCTTCCAGTACtgcctccctctgctgctggtgctgctctGCTACCTGAGGATCTTCCTACGCCTGAGACGACGCAG GGACATGTTGGAGGGCAGCAGACGGACTCGTGGAGCTCAGAGGATTAACGTCATGCTGTTGGCCATCGTCATAGCCTTCGCTCTGTGCTGGCTGCCGCTCAACGTCTTCAACACGCTGTTTGACTGGCACCACCAGGCGCTCCCCGACTGCCAGCACGACGCTGTCTTCTCCGCTTGCCACCTGACAGCAATGGCCTCCACCTGCATCAACCCTGTGGTCTACGGCTTTCTCAACAGCAACTTCCAGCGGGAGCTTAAGGTGACGCTGCAGCGCTGCCAGTGCGGCGGCCGGGCAGCGGAGAGCTACGAGAGCTTCCCTCTGTCCACGGTGGGCAGCGAGGGAATGACCAAAGCCACGTCCCTCAACAGGATGGGATCAGTGTGCTCTCCTTCGCCCAGACCTGAGATCAGCTCAGCGATACCGGCTAAAACAATACCAGCTAATACTTAG